Proteins from a genomic interval of Centroberyx gerrardi isolate f3 chromosome 23, fCenGer3.hap1.cur.20231027, whole genome shotgun sequence:
- the LOC139922115 gene encoding uncharacterized protein LOC139922115 has translation MNSSEEPSPSAAAVVQRDTNRPKRHRCQQCDKAFTRLENLKTHQRVHTGEKPYSCQDCGKSFKHLSHLTRHQRIHTGEKPYHCTQCKQNFTSSSDLSVHQRVHTGEKPYHCVQCGRSFRYSTAYRAHQRIHTGEKPYHCDQCGKSFRQPSTYNQHQRIHTGEKPYWCDQCKKHFSRSFYLKKHRVHTGEKPYSCQHCDKAFAKNYTLQKHQRVHTGEKPYFCQDCGKSFGCTSNLTKHLRVHTGEKPYQCQQCQKTFTALRSLIEHRRIHTGEKPYCCDHCGRTFSRLWSYKLHYRTHTGEKPYTCDQCGRSFSDPGTYKQHKRLHTGEKPYWCGQCKRNFTQLGHLNNHRCI, from the exons ATGAATTCTTCAGAAGAG cccagtccatcagctgctgctgttgtccaG agagacaccaaCAGACCCAAACGTCACCGCTGTCAACAGTGTGACAAAGCATTCACCAGACTTGAAAACTTGAAGACCCATCAGAGAgttcacacaggagagaaaccttACTCCTGTCAGGACTGTGGGAAATCGTTCAAGCACTTAAGTCACCTAACAAGACATCAACGcattcacactggagagaaaccataccactGTACACAATGTAAGCAAAATTTCACTTCATCATCCGATTTGTCAGTACACCAGCGTGTCCAtactggggagaaaccataTCACTGTGTCCAATGTGGGAGGAGTTTCAGATATTCAACTGCATACAGGGCacaccagcgtatccacactggggagaaaccataccactgtgaccaatgtgggaagagtttccGTCAGCCAAGTACATACAATCAACACCAGCGTATTCATACcggagagaaaccatactggTGTGACCAATGTAAGAAACATTTCTCTCGGTCATTTTACTTGAAGAAACACCG AGTgcatacaggagagaaaccatactcCTGTCAGCACTGTGACAAAGCATTCGCAAAAAATTATACCTTACAGAAGCATCAGAGAgttcatacaggagagaaaccatacttCTGTCAGGACTGTGGCAAATCTTTCGGTTGCACATCTAACTTAACAAAACATCTGCGCGTTCACACCGGAGAAAAACCCTATCAATGCCAACAATGTCAGAAAACTTTCACTGCATTACGTAGCCTCATAGAACATAGACGTATCCACACTGGAGAAAAACCATATTGCTGTGATCATTGTGGGAGAACATTCAGTAGGTTGTGGTCATACAAGCTCCATTACCGTacccacactggagagaaaccatataCATGTGACCAGTGCGGGAGAAGTTTTAGTGACCCAGGTACATACAAGCAACACAAACGCCTCCACACcggagagaaaccatactggTGTGGCCAGTGTAAGAGGAACTTCACTCAGTTAGGTCACTTGAACAACCATCGGTGCATCTAA